CCGAATGGGGTGGATATCGGATCGGACCAGAGGCCGTTATACCGCCGGCCTGCAGCGAAGTCAACGCGGCCGCCCCGCTTACGATCTGCCGCGCAATGGCGATCAGGGTGCGGGATGGTCGTGCACCGCCCTACCCCCCGGGACCTGCACCCGTGTCAGAGGCGGGGGATGATGGCCTTGATGGTCCGCCCAAGGAGGAGCAGGTCCAGGGTCAGGGAACGCTCCCGAACGTAGCGGCGGTAATGGCCGAGCTTGATGGGCAGGATGGTCTCCACGTAGGCGCGGTGCGGATCGGCCGCCTGGGCAAGGAGGGTATTCTCGTCCCGGAACTCGATGGAGGCGAAGTCGGTGATGCCAGGCGGGATGCTCAGCACCTCGTCCCTGACCTCCGGCGGGTAGAGGGCCACATACTCCGGCACCTCGGGCCGGGGGCCCACCAGGCTCATCTCCCCCTTGAGCACATTGAAGAGCTGCGGCAGCTCGTCCAGCTTGGACTGGCGCAGAAGGCGCCCGCTGCTGGTGATCCGCGGGTCCCCCCCCACGGTGATCCTGGGTCCCTTGGCCTCAGCATCCGCGACCATGGTGCGGAATTTCAGGACGAAGAACGGCCGGCCGCCACGCCCAACCCGCCGCTGGCGGAACAGCACCGGGCCTGGGCTGTCCAGACGAATCCAGAGGGCGATACCAGCCAGCACCGGCGCCAGCAGCAGCAGGCCCGGAATGACGAGAACGAGATCGAGGAGTCGCTTGACCTTCATGATCGCCGCCTCCGAGGCAGGGAAGGCCCTCAGGCAGAGGTCTTCCCCCCAGTGCCACCCGGCGATGCCGCCGGAACAGTATCCCGCTCCACATCGAAGGCGACGATGTTGCGGGACTGGCGGGAGAGCTCCACGCCGATCAGGTGGATAAGATGGCCGTGTCCCCGGTACCTGGCCGCATAGCCCCGTTCCTTGATCTGGGCCAGGGCCTTGCCAGGGCCGGTGTTTTCCACCACCTTGAGCTCGAGGATAACGATCTGCCGGTCCAGGAACAGCACCATGTCCACCTGGCCGCGGCTGCTCTTGTCCTCCACCCGGACGTCCAGCCCCAGGGCGGCCAAATGGCTGTAGATCACGCTGGCGTAATAGCCCTCAAAACGGTCCAGATCGTTGCGACGATACCAGTCGTGGGGAATGCTGTCCAGAAGACCGTTCAGATGGCGGCGCACAGCGGCGAAATCCTGATCCCGCAAGGCGGCGAGAATGGAAAGGCGATTGCCCAGGGCCTTGCTGGCATCCAGGCCAAGGCTCGGAATGAGCGCCTCGTTGAGGCTGCTGGCCACCTCCTGGTTGGGAAAGCCCAGGGTGTAGACCCAGCGGCCGGTCACCGGCTCGTCAGCGGCAATGATGGTCAGGTAGCCGGTCTGGAAGAGCAGGGCCTCGGTAGCCATGTCATCCACATCGAACCGGCCCAGCAGATCGGCGCTGGTGGCAAGACGCGCCAGATCCGGCGCGAACACCTGCCGCCGTGCCAGGAGATCGATCAGGAAGGTGGGCGTGCCGGTCTCGAACCAGTACGGCCGGATCTGGCGCTCCTTCAGCACCAGCAGCACATCGAAGGGATTGCAGACCCCCTCGCCCAGCCACCGGTAGCCGTTGTACCAGCGGAGGATCTCCCTCCGGTCCAGCCCTGGCAATTCGGGGCTGAAGACCGTGTCCAGGTCGGTCGCCGTGTAGCCGCAAACCGTGGCATAGTCCGGCGACAGGGTGAT
This sequence is a window from Thermodesulfobacteriota bacterium. Protein-coding genes within it:
- a CDS encoding sugar transferase; translated protein: MKVKRLLDLVLVIPGLLLLAPVLAGIALWIRLDSPGPVLFRQRRVGRGGRPFFVLKFRTMVADAEAKGPRITVGGDPRITSSGRLLRQSKLDELPQLFNVLKGEMSLVGPRPEVPEYVALYPPEVRDEVLSIPPGITDFASIEFRDENTLLAQAADPHRAYVETILPIKLGHYRRYVRERSLTLDLLLLGRTIKAIIPRL
- a CDS encoding AAA family ATPase — protein: MKRPKKLPIGIQTFREIREDDCYYVDKTAFALRLAEEGKYYFLSRPRRFGKSLFLDTLAEMFAGNEPLFRGLFLHDRWDWQQVHPVIRVSFGGGVLQSLGDLADKLEEILRDNAQRLGLSCDYPLADRRSFAQLIRRAHERFGRRAVVLVDEYDKPIVDNITQPEVARAMRDGLRNLYSVIKDVDAHIKFAFLTGVSKFSKVSLFSGLNNLRDITLSPDYATVCGYTATDLDTVFSPELPGLDRREILRWYNGYRWLGEGVCNPFDVLLVLKERQIRPYWFETGTPTFLIDLLARRQVFAPDLARLATSADLLGRFDVDDMATEALLFQTGYLTIIAADEPVTGRWVYTLGFPNQEVASSLNEALIPSLGLDASKALGNRLSILAALRDQDFAAVRRHLNGLLDSIPHDWYRRNDLDRFEGYYASVIYSHLAALGLDVRVEDKSSRGQVDMVLFLDRQIVILELKVVENTGPGKALAQIKERGYAARYRGHGHLIHLIGVELSRQSRNIVAFDVERDTVPAASPGGTGGKTSA